The Salminus brasiliensis chromosome 8, fSalBra1.hap2, whole genome shotgun sequence genome has a window encoding:
- the LOC140560684 gene encoding uncharacterized protein isoform X1 yields MAAVSSTEPLCHPCGYSTIFKVELFVKKPLMPTHLSAEQVALEMLCLCSQLDLLIRAQVHQFQGQLQEDTSPEESESFRKQGAEIIDQMNQCLEHLPKPAPLLEDYLDIAGLSVMFPRVEVYIIHSSPVDMLERPPLDGYFPHLGKLNQLVVLSQQLEDDVKHLGSHKYIAHQLAVIYQVINSLSGVLPLISIKRDIEANFKQMKMSLVAEEGSKQEPQLPAQYISWISQLTHNIISTVSQLAEELTEELSPVMTFVSKWS; encoded by the exons ATGGCAGCTGTCAGTTCGACAGAGCCGCTTTGCCATCCGTGTGGGTACAGCACCATCTTTAAAG TTGAGCTGTTCGTGAAGAAGCCCCTGATGCCCACCCACCTGAGTGCTGAGCAGGTAGCGCTGGAGATGCTGTGCCTTTGCAGCCAGCTGGACCTTCTCATCAGGGCTCAGGTCCATCAG TTTCAGGGGCAGCTACAAGAAGACACAAGCCCTGAAGAATCAGAATCATTCCGAAAACAAG GTGCTGAGATTATAGATCAGATGAACCAGTGCCTTGAACACCTGCCTAAACCTGCACCACTGCTGGAG GACTACTTGGACATTGCTGGGTTGTCGGTCATGTTCCCTCGAGTGGAAGTTTACATTATCCACAGCAGCCCTGTGGATATGCTGGAGAGGCCTCCTCTGGATG GGTACTTCCCTCACCTTGGGAAGCTGAACCAGTTGGTGGTTCTGAGTCAGCAGCTAGAGGATGACGTAAAGCACCTAGGGAGCCACAAGTACATTGCTCATCAGCTTGCTGTTATATAT CAAGTGATTAACTCTCTCAGTGGCGTGTTGCCACTGATCTCTATAAAGAGGGACATTGAGGCCAACTTCAAGCAGATGAAGATGTCTTTAGTGGCAGAGGAAGGGTCCAAGCAAGAGCCGCAGTTACCAGCCCAGTACATCAGCTG GATATCGCAGTTGACACACAACATCATATCGACTGTGTCCCAACTCGCAGAAGAACTCACTGAGGAACTCAGCCCAGTCATGACATTCGTCTCCAAGTGGTCCTGA
- the LOC140560684 gene encoding uncharacterized protein isoform X2: protein MAAVSSTEPLCHPCGYSTIFKVELFVKKPLMPTHLSAEQVALEMLCLCSQLDLLIRAQVHQGQLQEDTSPEESESFRKQGAEIIDQMNQCLEHLPKPAPLLEDYLDIAGLSVMFPRVEVYIIHSSPVDMLERPPLDGYFPHLGKLNQLVVLSQQLEDDVKHLGSHKYIAHQLAVIYQVINSLSGVLPLISIKRDIEANFKQMKMSLVAEEGSKQEPQLPAQYISWISQLTHNIISTVSQLAEELTEELSPVMTFVSKWS, encoded by the exons ATGGCAGCTGTCAGTTCGACAGAGCCGCTTTGCCATCCGTGTGGGTACAGCACCATCTTTAAAG TTGAGCTGTTCGTGAAGAAGCCCCTGATGCCCACCCACCTGAGTGCTGAGCAGGTAGCGCTGGAGATGCTGTGCCTTTGCAGCCAGCTGGACCTTCTCATCAGGGCTCAGGTCCATCAG GGGCAGCTACAAGAAGACACAAGCCCTGAAGAATCAGAATCATTCCGAAAACAAG GTGCTGAGATTATAGATCAGATGAACCAGTGCCTTGAACACCTGCCTAAACCTGCACCACTGCTGGAG GACTACTTGGACATTGCTGGGTTGTCGGTCATGTTCCCTCGAGTGGAAGTTTACATTATCCACAGCAGCCCTGTGGATATGCTGGAGAGGCCTCCTCTGGATG GGTACTTCCCTCACCTTGGGAAGCTGAACCAGTTGGTGGTTCTGAGTCAGCAGCTAGAGGATGACGTAAAGCACCTAGGGAGCCACAAGTACATTGCTCATCAGCTTGCTGTTATATAT CAAGTGATTAACTCTCTCAGTGGCGTGTTGCCACTGATCTCTATAAAGAGGGACATTGAGGCCAACTTCAAGCAGATGAAGATGTCTTTAGTGGCAGAGGAAGGGTCCAAGCAAGAGCCGCAGTTACCAGCCCAGTACATCAGCTG GATATCGCAGTTGACACACAACATCATATCGACTGTGTCCCAACTCGCAGAAGAACTCACTGAGGAACTCAGCCCAGTCATGACATTCGTCTCCAAGTGGTCCTGA